The DNA window TTGACGGAGAGGATTCTGGAGAGAACACGGAGATGACCCTTCCCTTCCGAGCTCAAAGAAGGTCAATTTGCACTTATGAACGTCAATCTGAAGTTGATAAACTCTGCAGCGAAGGACAGACTCAGTTGCAGAAATCAACAAGCAACTGCTCGGCAACCACATGCATATATTTCGTAGTAAACGAAGTCACAAAAGCGAAGAAACAAAATCTTGAATATGTGGTAGTGTTCTTAGATGTCTCAAAGGCGTTCGACTCCGTCAAAACGGAAATGTTGCCATCACTTGAGATTTGCGGAGAGTGTAGCAAGCAGACGATTAGGAAACTTGGTGCTGAAGCTGTAAGCGATGGGGCTCAACGTGAGTCCGCAGAAGATCGAGGCCATAGAATCACTGTCGCAAACTTGGGCTACACCATCGATAGGGAGATGAGACATCGAAAACACATTGAggacttttgtgaaaaagccaGCGGAAAGATTCCGTTGCGGAAGGTACTAGCAGGAAGGCAAAGCTACTCGAATCCGGCAACACCGATCAAAATAGGGAACGCACTAATACGAAGCAGGCTAGAATATGGAGCAACGATATACGGTAGCGCTGAGGATACGAATCTCAAAAAGGTTCAGGTGGTTTAAAACTCTACCTATTTCTGTGAATTTTCACGTTCAACAACGTACTTTTAATAAAAGTTGATAGAATAATAGAGAtaatgcacgagaaaatgattaaatttgatatgaatgacaaaatgccCTGGAACCACAACTTTTCGTATTCTGACAAAGGTCGCAAAGTCCcgttcgatttttgagattttttcacatcagAAAACCAACAAAAAAAGGCATGATTTGCAGCATAAAGCAGAATGGTTATTAAGAATAAGGAATTTTTCTGAACAAAATGCCCCAAAACTCCAGCTTTCCCTATTTTTGGAAAACGAAAACACCGGATGAAAACCGGTTctcgctgaaaaccagttttcaggtTGCTTGTTGAccaattagccgaaaaccggttttcatccaagtgaagaaattggccgttattGCCAAGATTCTTTTCTTTATAAAAAATCCGATTGTTTACATTGGCGCATGTAGGTGGTTCATTTTTTCTGCTTTTTATATATTCGCCATTAACACACGTTAGGCCCTCTTGTTTATTCGCGATCGATTTATTTAATCAAGCCTTCCAATCTCATATTTCCAAAATAAAACATTGAAATTGATGCTCGATGTTAGCTTTATTTCAGAATATTACTTATATTCTTATATCAGAATATtacttatatttaaaatgaagacGATTTTCTCTTCCCCACTGTGAAATCAACAATAAACCTAAATTCGGCCTATCACTCCGGTGGGCTATTATAAACACCGTCGTCTTATTTGCTAAAAATCTAATCCTTCCTTAGTTAGCAGTTTCGCACGCATCCACCCAGTCATTGTACACGTCGACCGGTTCCGACAGGAAGTTGATGGTTGTCTGGTAATCCTCCATGCAAACCCTGCAGGTAATCCGGGCCGAGTTTCGACTTTTGTCCATTTTAACCTCGCAGGATTTTTCGTGATTGCAGAACGGGCAGTTGAACTGTTGATCCAGCGGTTCGATGTTTTTACGCTTCGGCGGGGGCTTTCTCTTCGATTTGCGGCGTCCCATGGTGGTGTGGTGCTGGCCGGTTTGCGATTCGGGGACGGACAAtagaattttctgttattttttatgGGAAATGTAAATTTGTTTACCTTCGGTAGTTGGCGTTAGAAGCTTTACGAGAATTTTCTTTTCGGCGTTGATGTTTGACAACTACACGGTTATTAAAATAAAGCGCATTCAATTGATAATTCAACTCCGACAAAAATGCGAAAACTAATTTATTGGGTAAATATCACGTGCCCAACAATAAGTAATATCTGTACATTTGAAATCCATGCAATACTCCAGTAGGTTCAGTCAGAAATGGAGCCGGAACTTTGGCTAGTTACTATTCCggttccagtgacacaaccggttCTTATTAAAATTGGATACTATAGCTAGAATACTAACTAGAATCCAGCCATAATTTCGGCTcattttccggctgaactttactggaacATATTCCAGCTCGAAtgccgaacccaagcgaacgatgtgcaaacttaggtttaaacaccgtgtacgtacaccatgtgcgtacacaagaaaggtacacacaaaacagaatgagtcaacactagtgatgatgagtgatagaaagagaaaactagtgtcaagagcctgtgtgtacgaacaccgcgtacatggggttcggttttgcagacgaacatgtgtacATGTTTTGGTACGTATTAGCGctttcgagtttgcacacgaaatgtgggtttaagatgagcacagaactagagcgatcAGAACAGTAAGTAATGATACAAAACACACGGATTTTGAGGAAAGATGATGGATGACGAAAATGAAATTAGCAAGTATGAGTTACAGATTTTGGACGGGCCTTTCAAACGACAATTTACCAAGTTCGATGTTAAACTAAGTGCAAAAGCTAGGCGTCGGTAAAGAAATCGTgtcaattttctttttcagtCTGATTTAGATAGCTGATTAATGTCAAGTTTATTACATTGaggtttgataaaatattcgaaaaatatGAAATCTGGCTTCCATTAAAATTGGTTTTAAAAGCAGTGAAATATACGACTACAATCGAAAGCTTTTGAAAGAAATACAcataattttcatttaaaatcgaCTATCGTAAAAACCGCACACAACCTAGTTTTGACTGAAAACTGGTGAAATGAAGAAACCAGTCGTGTTTTCCAAATACATATTTATTTATCTTGATGAAATGTCCATTCCGGCCcgtacacgttcaatatttttgtcaatactagagatGTGTAATAGGGGAAAAAGTTAACGATGTgcattcaaatgggattgacgtgtCCATTAGAATTCCATCAATCCGTCGATATATTGAACGTGTTAAGCGGACCCTATACAGAAGACAGGAATATTGTCAGTAAAAATATTGACGACTGCTTCACTACGCCAAATCCCACTTGAATTCTATAGCATCAATACCCAGCCCACACGaaacaagaatattgtcaataaacaTATTGACAAGACAATTTCATTGCGTCAATCCCCTttgaattctacagaatcaatattttcaatatgaccttcctccattaaattattGATCAGTAATTGTTTTATTGTCAATAATTTtgttcgtgtagggtccgcttatctTTACAAACGTTGCAAGGGTGTAAGCGACAATTCATCGATTCGaaccaacatcaaacgaatcgagCCAACGAAAGCGATTCGCCTGATAGGTTTTTCTGTTCGCCGAAGCAGAAGAAAACAAACTTGACAAAACTCACCACTGAATTGCCAAATAAACGTCTTGCTGACTCCCTAAAAACATAATGGCAATAAAACAGGAAACTGGGTATTTATAGTACCCAATAATTGATATTTTATGTTAGGCGTGTTATGCAGAAAACAGCCGAACGTGGGGCATGGATGTTAAGTTGCCCTCAGTTAAGGTTGCTATATCAAACGATAAATGACTTCCAGTTTTTCATGGCACTGGAACGAGGCTAATTGTTCCtgtattcttctattttttttattttccaataGCAAAATAGAGTAAAcgtgagtgattttatttttggtttaaatattctagaaatacTAAGAGCAAATATTGAGTACTGGAACAAATAGCATACTcccataatttatttattttttgaacaGAACTCATCATTTAAcaacctacactgaaaaaaatccaaacgttaattctatttacttcgaaccgcttaaaattcatatgaagaagaaatgctattgttatctcgcgcacacataccttctatgtgtcaactgtataaactatgtatgcacacacataagttatatgtgcatattgttatagaatggggttttatgcgcctaatagttatgaaatgtgaatgtaagattaatatttcttgtaaattcacacattaggtttatgtgccagcaaatagtgtctatatggctccgttaattgcaaaaatctctgtgtaaaatcaataggcataacgtttacttttttttgagtgtatgaaatcaaaaaaaatatttccctcgTTCAGAAAATTATTCTTATAAAACCGTcgaatgtaataaaaaaagacAATGTCATATTGTTATAAACTAGAAGATTTCAAACTGATATTTTACGACAACAATGATTACAATGCCCCTGAATTTATATTcgcaatatttatatttttgaaaataatatgtAGTTCGCGGTCACTCGTTTCTGCGGAAATTTTCTAAGAAATTATGGACAACCGACGAATTGGTTTCAAATTCAGCAATATTAAGAAGTTTAAAACATCAGAAAGCCTAAAAAATGCCGCAGTTTTGGGAACATTGCCTCGAACTCGAagcttttattttaaatttcgatAGGCTCAAAGCTAATTCTTTCAGTgtatcttaattttttttttgatggttttgtttttgtttgtattCATAAAATATCATAATAAGTTCTGAAAGGTTCTGTGGTTCGTTTGTTTGCATAAGTTGTGTTACAGTTTTATTCATACCAATTCTCCTTAGGGAGAGTAAATGATGAATATATTCGCAGTTGTCAGAGGTAATAATGTAATCAGTTTGCAATCTATACATAATCTGTTCGTAAATAAAGGCAATTTGTTTGCAAGGGAGCTGAAATTACAAGAAGCATCTGTCAacaaaaatgaatcaaaatttttgcaGTTTCTCAAATATTTATAGAGAAAAGCGAACCAGATAAAAAATAATGCGATTTTTAAGCTAAAAAAACCTTAACTCAGCTCGCTATTTTCAGTGCCCTCCAAAGTGTCCCACATTGTCGCAGCCCGCAAAATGAGTACGGCGGCAAAACCGATTGAAGCCGCCATTCGCGAAGGTCTTACCAACAAACTATTCCCGGTTCACCTGGAAGTGGTCAACGAGTCCTACATGCATAATGTCCCCAAAGGTGCGGAAACTCACTTCAAAGTGCTGGTGGTATCGGAACAGTTCGATGGTTTACCGCTGATAAAGGTAATTAAGGCTATACTTGCTCTGATATTGTATACCTAAGATTCGATCTCTCGCAGCGTCATCGACTGGTTAACGAGGTCGTCAAAGAAAAGCTAGAAGGCAACTTTGTGCACGCTCTCTCAATTGAAGCGAAAACTCCGTCGCAATGGAACGAGTCATACAAGCTGGATCCTAGCCCGAAATGTCTCGGCGGCTTCGGAAAATGAACGTTCGGAGTATCTAATTCGTTTTTAGTTATAGAATAAATTGTTGCGACAGTCGGATGGAAAGTTTTATTTACAAACCTGTTGTAGTTAGTCGTATCATCTAGATGTTGTAGTTGTCCAGTCGAAGCTTACCGTCGTTTTCAGTGAAATACATCATATCCGCCATTGTCTGTTCGCAGATGATCTCTTCGGCACGATCATGCATCTGTAAAACAAATCTCAGATTTATACGCAACCGATAAATCCAGTCAAGTATCGCTTACCGCTTTGGCGTTGAATTGTTCCTCGACCTCCGGATGCTTAAAGTTTGGTCCAAAATTAAGACTGACCGTGGCGTTCTTGTGAATCGAAAAAGCCGGATAGTAGGCTCCACCGTAAATATCGGTGAATGCCTCCCCCTGACAGATAccgtttttgaaaaagaaaatcttGCTGCCCGGCAGCACCTTCAGAGTCTTCAGCGTCTCCGTGACCTTATCCTTCTCCTCATAGTACAAGTGGCTTTTGAACTTAACCAACGGTCTATCCTTGAACGTACTCGGCGTATGACCCGAGGGGTTAGTCTCCGGCAAGGCAATCAAGAAGCCTAACGTATCTCCCACGCCGTACCCATCGCTATAATGCTTACCGTGAGACTCGTGGAAGCGAGTCCCCTTTCGAGATCTCCACGAATAGCCAAATTTGTCGTAACCCAACGGAGCTTGCAAATTGGCGTACTCTTGACCCCAACCCAATCGACAGGCGGACCCTTCTGGCATCTCTTCGACCGTCGCTTCCCAATACCAACATCCGCGGGTTACATCTGAAAGCCACATTTTAATTAGCAATATACaagaaatgaattaaaaaaaacaactcaCAATGTGTTGCCCTTGCCATACAATAACCCTTCTCGCCGGAAACAGCCAACCGATCCTCGGACACCTTCAACTGCGGTGCCCGATCGTGCAACGCAACAAGTACCGCGTTCGGTGATAGCACCCTGTACAACCAGCCGGGAATCGGCTTACCGGCCCAGTCGGCACTTTCGTCAAACTCCTGCCGGAACGGGGCATGGGGATCCGGTTCGGCCAGAATATACCGGTAGCCGTCTTTGTTGAACGGATGCTCCAATGGGTAACCGTGTGCGGGCAGCTTAACCAGTGCGCCAAGCTCCGTACCGATGCGGCTTTTTTTGCTCAACGCTCCACCCTGGTCGCTGTTagggaatttgcgtttcggctGCCGACCAGCTTTGGCCAGATTTTGAGTACCTGTGGATTGAAGGGAAAgcaaaagttaattttcgtaATCGATTCGACTTGTATGTAAACCACAGAATGGATAAATTAGGGAAAATGAAAAGGGGTCCAATCATACAAGAAGAGCACCGATAATTACTGTGCTTATTTTATCCTTTAATTAAAATCGAATTCAACGTTGTTCTCATTTTCACGTTCATGACCTTCGGTTGTCTTTAGGTCGCATATTGTAGAAGCAAAATTTAAGCTATGAATATTGAGTGGAGGGCCTTTCCTCGGATATCGTTTTTTATTCGAATGCTAAAATTGCTTTCCCTTAGCCAAAAGGCTTAtgaaatttattccaaaaatataaaaatattcaggtgattactaaaaaaataacattcCACCTACTATCTTCCATAGTTCCGCTTCTAGAGTGCACGTAATCTTCTCGTCTTCCGCTGTTTTCCTTCTATACCCACTATTAGCTGGATAACCAAACTTTTGAGAAGCGAAAAAATTACGGTGACAATTATAACTCGATAATTACAATAGTTTTATGCAATTTTAATGAGTTTTCTCCAAACCCTTATGCGTTTTTGCCACGGGCGAAAGTCCAAACACACTCGCGACGTGTCGGTTTTTATCGTTTCTCTCACACACACTGAAAACGCTGGTATTATCACGCAATACAGCCTCGAATGAAACCACCCGTAAACGGGATTGAGCAGAGAAGGCGAGTCAGCAGGCTATAATTAATCAGGTTGCATAAAAACGTCACTGAATAATAAAACGCAAAATAAATGGAGAATCAAAGCGAATAAAAAGTGCACTATTGCGTTGAGAGCCATCACCACAATAACAGCACTCAGACGAGTGAGTTCCATCGCTCGATTCCGAACGTTCCGAACAACAGCGAAGCGAGCACAGCGCGCACATGGGCAACTAAGGTAGAACCCAGAGAGTGAGAACTGAGCAATCACTTTGGGTTTCTCGCGGTCAGTGTTGCCAACAAGGACAAACTTTTGACACTGGTGCAAActctgaacaattttttttaaagaaagggATTAGAAATAATTTGCAAAACCCAATTTAACAAGAATTTATCCTTAAATTGTAACGCAAATCATTTGTAATTTGGTAGTTTGATTTTGTATTCCTAAAAAACTTTAAATTCCGTAATTTATGggaaaaattacttaaaattcATTACCTACTAAGAAGTACTAGTTTACCATCCTTATGCAGCTGCCGGAAAATGATAGGGAGGGAAAAATCATTTTGCCTACAATTAGTGAGATGAAAAATAATCATTTGGCTGTAAATGAAGTTATATTTGTCTGTAAATGAAATGAGTTTGGATGAAAAACGGGTCGTTCATCGCTTCCGACAAGAGCAATATTGCTATTGTTATTCTAGCAATCCGAAAACATCGGTCAATTCTATCAAACGCATATCAAGCTTGTAAAGTACAATAATCTATTATTGATCACTATCACATTTATTACAAtgtattatttattaatttatgatAAAACATGGCGCAATCGAAATAAATTGTGGATAACGAAATAAAGTAATTCAAAAGCTACAAAGGTCGATTGCCTTATATCGTTCGAAATGGATTGAGTCCTAAAAAGTCAATCGTAGTGAACGATCAGTGTAAAAACCAAATAAAATGATTCTTGCTTATAAAAATCAGTATAAAACGAGATTCCATTGTCGAGTCAGCTAAAAAGTGCCGCGGTAAATCCCCTATTTTCACAGTCACGTCGATTAATAGAAATTTACGATTTTCAAACTGTTATAATTAAAGCGGATCCACGGAACGGGCTATCTCCTTCGTACTCTTACTTTCAGTTGCTCATATGTTTGCACCACATAAACGAAAGTGAAAGTGATGATGAGATTAGTTCGTCGAAAAAGAAAAGTAGATTAAGATATTGAATTGCTACTCATTCTATTGAAAGTTTTAAGGCCATCCGAGCACGTTAATCCATAAGCTGTGAGACTATCATGAaatcattttctttttcttacTTTATAATAGAGTGAAACATTGTTTATGATCATGCATTAATTTTCCAAATAAGATAGAAATTTAATGTTCCATATGAATATGCATATCCGACTATTAACATCAACccattcattattttttgcgggctgataggactgcagcttgggggatctcggtccgtcccgtgagataaaatttgcaaaatcgcaACTGTCTGCCAAGTAAACACCGGTGCTCGGGAGGACTAAATTTTGCGCTTGTTTGTCTCGAAACGTGTAATATCAAGTCCTTTATTTTGTCTAGTCCAATGTATTctgctcctaacaacgcgtgctaaatcatcagtgatgcaattaaaatttcgcattgattccgcttctgTTTTCTTCCTGATCTACTCTTGGGTCccctaggtccgaagcggatcaattGACTATTAAGTAAATCAGAGAGCGCTCGTAACCGTAATGTCCACGAATACTAATTTCCCTGCAACTATTTTACCAGATATTATTCCTGTTGTAGTGTATCAATGATTGTTTTGTTTGATAATCaaagatgatttaaaattttaaaatattacaaCTAAAtcgcagagaacagacatccaggtTCGAACCAACAAgttcaaaatatttgttttgtcatTTGAACAAATTTACGCTAGAACACTACGGCCACCATACTGGAATATCCCAATATAATTAAGATGGTCACTCGGGCATCAATTGTGTGGTCCACTGTTAATTCAGTAAAACTTATGCACTGCACGAAATAACCACAGAACCATCTCTGGTGGTAACATGACAATTGCCTTTGGATGTACCGTAATTTTTTACGCAACTTGTACGCTTGTGATGGACGTCTATTCCCaatgcctaaattgatgttgcttctctgTTTTGCACGACCCGAAGGGAGCTTGGGCTTAATCCCACTGCTCTGTTATcaatgttacgtgatattcgttatggaatattattTGTGTGAGGGTCATTCATAAACAATCTCTcgcagaaaaataaaaatagtttaaaatacATTTCTCCTCCAAGCATATTACGTCTCAAATCATTCATGATATGTCAAGCTCTTCCCCAGTGTCAATACGCGACatcatttatgaacggccccttgtTGATAACTTTAGAGCAGACTGTCAAATGAAAAATAAGACTGACAGGATATTAGTGCGCGTTTAGCACCTTGTGTCGCATCTTTGTTATACATATGAAGAATACGAAATCATCTGTGATGGTCGGAAGATTAAAGAAGCATCCCCAGACATCAACACATTCATTATTACAATAGAAcgtgaaaatatttaaacagGCCCTGTTTCAATTTTGTGACAATTTTACGTTTTATATGGACAAGTTTTGATTCTGCAGATgcaaagaacaaaaaaattctttgaagCAAACATTAGCGGTTCATGATTATCCTTGAACAATCCAAATACATATGAGCCTAAATAAAACTAGTATATACCAATGATGGAACTAGCTGGTTAAGCTAGCGAAGAAAACAAGCATTAAGGGGAATGACCTATCGAgattaaagccccaataaacaacaCAATACAAAACAAGCGTTCAGCCGATTACTGTGAACGTACGGTAAAACTGCGAATGTGCTGGAAATTTTTAAAGTGAATTTTGCACTAGCACGCATAAGGACACTGCAAAAATGCACACTGGTTCAACATTTGATTTGAACCGGTGCAAAAGAGAAATAGAAAAATCTGTCACCCATGCTGCTGTTCAACCCAGAGCATGCGGATCTTCTAAAGAGTTAAAagattatttgttttatttaaaactagctaatacccatcgcgcgttgctgcgatttgcaacgaaatatgaggaaaacacaatCTGTTCTGTAGCGCCATCTggtgggcagataatccccaactaatagcttacaaacacgctccataacaaaagCCTACTGTGTACCAATTTTTATGGaaattggttaagccgtttggaagtctataaatcatatacatacaaactttgacttttatatatatagaagaatagatagatagatagatagatagatagatagatagatagatagatagatagatagatagatagatagatagttgACGTGCTACTGGagttaattgttttaaaatggGTTGGTTAACCTGTTCAACGAACAGGTTGAAGTACCGATTGAATATTAGTGGAACAAGATTGCTTCCTTGTCGAATACTCGATGCGGTAGAAAAGAGCTGACAAAAGGATAACCATCGTTCAGACTGAGTTGACGTTCAATAAGATCAAATTGGAGTGATCCGCTGGGCCTTAATTTTGCCAGTTCGACGATGGTGGGATCGTGACTGCTGGTGTTACAGATAAGACAATTTCTGGATGGATTCACACCGAACATATCCGTCTGAAATGTTggttaaaaataacaaacttaaCGACGCC is part of the Topomyia yanbarensis strain Yona2022 chromosome 1, ASM3024719v1, whole genome shotgun sequence genome and encodes:
- the LOC131676311 gene encoding transcription elongation factor 1 homolog; its protein translation is MGRRKSKRKPPPKRKNIEPLDQQFNCPFCNHEKSCEVKMDKSRNSARITCRVCMEDYQTTINFLSEPVDVYNDWVDACETAN
- the LOC131677705 gene encoding bolA-like protein DDB_G0274169, which encodes MMNIFAVVRVPSKVSHIVAARKMSTAAKPIEAAIREGLTNKLFPVHLEVVNESYMHNVPKGAETHFKVLVVSEQFDGLPLIKRHRLVNEVVKEKLEGNFVHALSIEAKTPSQWNESYKLDPSPKCLGGFGK
- the LOC131677703 gene encoding set1/Ash2 histone methyltransferase complex subunit ASH2 isoform X1: MEEGDTKSGKSSPKSDDKYGSCYCGKDRNFNIVELLCVTCNRWFHESCIGFQLGRLVPFLMNYVFVCKNCSVTGLESFRKTQATIPQMCMTAIANLQQIATKEGKPRAMFSKDKDIIPYMDHYWESMTTMSRRSTQSWYATVQRTLIKDINSLFTYEETNENGQMYGLVVSDLGSIRPNYDEATAQGTQNLAKAGRQPKRKFPNSDQGGALSKKSRIGTELGALVKLPAHGYPLEHPFNKDGYRYILAEPDPHAPFRQEFDESADWAGKPIPGWLYRVLSPNAVLVALHDRAPQLKVSEDRLAVSGEKGYCMARATHYVTRGCWYWEATVEEMPEGSACRLGWGQEYANLQAPLGYDKFGYSWRSRKGTRFHESHGKHYSDGYGVGDTLGFLIALPETNPSGHTPSTFKDRPLVKFKSHLYYEEKDKVTETLKTLKVLPGSKIFFFKNGICQGEAFTDIYGGAYYPAFSIHKNATVSLNFGPNFKHPEVEEQFNAKAMHDRAEEIICEQTMADMMYFTENDGKLRLDNYNI
- the LOC131677703 gene encoding set1/Ash2 histone methyltransferase complex subunit ASH2 isoform X2, whose product is MEDSTQNLAKAGRQPKRKFPNSDQGGALSKKSRIGTELGALVKLPAHGYPLEHPFNKDGYRYILAEPDPHAPFRQEFDESADWAGKPIPGWLYRVLSPNAVLVALHDRAPQLKVSEDRLAVSGEKGYCMARATHYVTRGCWYWEATVEEMPEGSACRLGWGQEYANLQAPLGYDKFGYSWRSRKGTRFHESHGKHYSDGYGVGDTLGFLIALPETNPSGHTPSTFKDRPLVKFKSHLYYEEKDKVTETLKTLKVLPGSKIFFFKNGICQGEAFTDIYGGAYYPAFSIHKNATVSLNFGPNFKHPEVEEQFNAKAMHDRAEEIICEQTMADMMYFTENDGKLRLDNYNI